The following nucleotide sequence is from Zea mays cultivar B73 chromosome 1, Zm-B73-REFERENCE-NAM-5.0, whole genome shotgun sequence.
CTCAGGCGCAGTCTGTCTTCGTGGAACACATGGGGTGCATGGCTAGActgtccgcgactgctttatctgacatctgtcaacacatttaatgcacttatatccattgatatagccgttactactgACCATTGCGATTTCAGCCATTGATGTGTAGGGCGGACCGTCTGGACCAGGCGCATGGATCGTCTGCGGTTGCCATAAAGGAGACAAACGActgggaagtggttggtggctataaatacaaccccaaccacctccattcactttatCTAAGCATCACATtcattctcattcaatacaagagcaagaaTTTAatcccaagacacattcaaatctCCAAAGCTCATCCAAGTGCCATAATCgtgactagtgatcattagtgattagtgcctTGGAAAGTTTAGAGAGAGTGTGATCTTGTGttttttcttgttgctcttgttgattGGTTTTCTTAATTTGTgccttcttcatctccttctaaactctcaagtgacttgtaaagtTAGCaacagacacctaattgtgtggtgatccttgtggggtctaagtgaccctcgaGATTTAGAAGAAGCGCTtaatcggtctaagtgaccatttgaaagagggaaaaggttgaaagagacctggcctttgtggcctcttcAACAAGGAGTACATTCTCTGGAACCGAACCTTAGGAAACAAACTGTTGTGTTCAATTGTGTTTATCATTATCttacgatttgattcttcctctttCCTCTCTATAAGTTCTCTTGCTTACATTATTTTTGAGTtatctcccaaagttatccgcattggttGAGAAACTCATAGCAAAGAGGAactctcttccgcactccgatTTTGTTATTACtcatttctaatcctaaccccgggtgaagttcgtgtttaaagtttatatttttcaggtttcacctattcacctcctaggcgactttcaaaaggaTTGCAAGCTCAAACTCTAGAACATTAATACCTTCTAGCTCACCCTTGGTTTTTTATTATTGTGGTAGTTCTAGCCTTATGATCTTAATCCATCTTTATGTCGAGCCTCTTGTTGAACTCTAATGGAAGAGTATCAAAAAATATTGAATATGTGATCCTTCTCAAACACTACTCGACCCCTCCCTTTTTAGTGGAAGGGAGAAGAGAGGTTATATGAACCTCATATTCCGTAGACTAAGACTCAACTAACATATTTATATCTTGCTCTTGGAGTCATATTGGGCCTATACCTCGATCGTGGCACGGTGTTAGACATGTCCTTTTCGAGAACATTCATCAtacctgtaacacccctggtgttactggcactaaaacttgagcataacatcatgagcattgacatttcatgaatgcattcactaggtaaaattttcaaaaagttgtgatgaggtgacttgatgtgtgattaaccctaggTAGGGTACTTCACTCTGAATTAGGGCTTATGGATGAAAgtgaagccaaaatgagtaaaGATCTCAAGAGTCAttagaaatgttcacaagatatcaaagttgatggactttagtggcacaaaaaacCCTAAACTactcaaaaccctaattggaaccctagggggtaaatgtaaattctaggtacttttggaccaaagtgcaaatatcaaagtgataaaacatcacaaaccaagtaactttcataTTGAAGGATTCTCAAGTAATGTGGaggaatttggacttatttgcaaaagaactccaTGAACACTAtatggttaagtctgaatttcagttgaatggggtcaactttggagctctatatctctaaatctacaaggattttgtcctaggtcaacacatcaaaattgtagagctatgataggaatacaactttgcttaagtgactaagccctagtgacatacaaaatttggagtaaaatggaCTTAAAGTCTTGCTGTCATTCAACACTGATGACTGAATTATGGCCACCAGTGACCTTGGCAGAACTTTGAGATTGAATtggagcaggatccactgattaaTTGGGTATGGTTACTATAACAAAGTTAAAACTGAATTATAGGACAATAACTTTGATACAGGAAGATTAGTAAGATGTCACATGGAAAATGGAGAACAAGGCTCCTCAAATCGCGCTGTCAAAACGACTGAACAAgatggccatggtacagtgcacGAAAAGATCTTCAGGTTCACTTCacttcgccgccggtgacctccGTGCCTGGATTCGCGCCGGCCGCCACGATTCTTGCCTTGGATAAGTGGATTACGCTCGACGGTGAAAAGATCTTCACCGTGGATGAGTTTGGGGCACTGTGGCCGCCCTATCGCCGTGCCCACTTGCCGGCGACGTGGCTGCATGGTCTTTGCCATGGCTGCCGCCGTTCACTCGGTCGCGCCACGCCTTAGGATGTCTTACCACATCGTCGCGAGTCGTGGTGATTACCCAGTGACCGTCGTAGCTCATTACCCAGTGACCGCCATGGTAGTTCGCGTCAGTGACTTCCCCCTCTCTCCGGTCGCCCGCGTGTCTTCTCTGAATTGGGCGCCACCGCCATTGAGCTCTATAAATTTAAGCCCAGTGAGCTCCGCCAGGTTGTCACGAAGCCAGAGCACCAGCCCTTGTctccgattagccaccatagTGCCCCAATTCCTTTCTTCCCCCAAATCTGTTTTTCGCGCCACCGTGAacgcctcgccgtggccagccttcTGTAGGTCAGTTCAAGCTTCTTTGCTTGATGTTCTAGCCTCCCTTAAGTCCCCTGCTACTCGTAGAcccatttaattgaactagacAACCCTAGATCACCAAGAACACATCGGATTGTTCTCGGTTTTCGCCATCGCCGTGAACAGAAGGATTCCTGGCTAGAATCGTTCAATTGATAGAGGGATTAGGGTCGCCGGGGGTGGAATTAGGTGTCAAACGGAGGAGAGGCCTAGCTGTTGTGTCTTCCGGCCAGTACGAGTTCGCCAGAGATGTGCTCGTCGTCGTCCACCGTCGTGGACCTGGcgctgcgaagaaatagaagggCGAGGGCCTAGTCAGTGAGACATTGTAATAGTGTTCAAGGGCTCTTTACCGGTTATTCAAATGGCCAGGGGTCTCTGCGCAAGTTTACCAGCGCGGGCGCGGACGCGCGCGTGTTTCTCCCGTCTGCGGGCCGACTTGGGCTAATTTGAGCCCAACACCATTCAttgtttctttttttctttttgctgaCAGATTAGGGAAtttatagaaaattatagaaaaatgataaaaatatgaaaccaattttattagactcctaaattcctctagtatttaataaaaatagttccaagatttttatccccaaccatgaattatttagtatttacaaagggcctaaacctagacttttggaattttagaaattactaaatagctccaaaaataataaaactttttgggtaagatTAATATGATAATTAGAGTCCTTGGGGTGAgatttgacatgttttggacattttTTGATCCCAAAAgcttgaaaccctagtttctTAGAATAAAACTGCCTAACCTTACCAGGGTGTTGACCTAGAAGACTCTAGTAACTTAGATgtacgtgaaggaaagttgtattcaagacacaacttgatgtatctctattttaattgcatattcatagcatcacatgagcattcatgtatatgtatgattatgtatagaaaacgaagaagtaagtgttgaagaagaagagactaCACCACCAACTGAAACCCCACCTGCCGggaattgtttttattttgatatctgtggaacagataccgactcccctacaacacaaggcaaaccccagtgcatttaccttttccttgtgattctaaactctttatcacttgaatgatgcattaggtgataggagttgggtgctaaaccaattgctgcatttctttccttggaactgtttaccagtCCTTGagtacctgttttattaaaaggttttctgatgcttagtcttgctttagaaaataaaaatgttttGGTTTTAACGAAAGATGATGTTTTAGATGGAATGGgaggttttcaaaaataaaacttgatggtggatccatcatggccgtgatgggttcaacatcggacaagatgtacctctgccaggtaccaaactttggggatttgaaatgataaagctgagatcgggcaggcgacttgcacgagaaggaagtctcggtgtactgtctccgtctgagtcgattaaggaccataccgatgtaggcttgctgattgaggaccttttaactggccacatgcctcgtcatgggtaaactTTGCCTCaggtagactaataccagaaaggccaacacacaatgggagtggagagatggcgagagtagcgtgtaccctttgtggcaagaggctggacggtggtgtatttgtgctctcggttggcgtgaacctagtctggtcttaagaaacccgatggcgagttgacttatgcaagggttaagtgctacatatgtcgtgtggttggagatccccagctagtattaatcaattcggatcgccgttacttttcGAAtagagacttggtcactgccctacacgtagcaatccagcaaagaaaaagggtgataaaagacggctagtataggccaagtgcttgaactagggtagaaagaactctagttgcaggtaatgacttaacttgataataaagctggatttttaaggatccacttttagtaagcatttctgcaaacagagactttgattcttgaatagccttaccttgactccctcaagccagcatatccttgagagtcttttcttttgtcgggtaagacctgtgaaagtacactccgtactcagggtttttgaacccatgttgttgtaggtgacgaaacaacagacttttgctgtttctgttcaaaggtggtacccaaagaagagccccagcagtgaagtcgcgggaggatgttggcctcccactttaaaaacaatatacttttgtgcgggagggtgttttgcctcccagatctgtaataataatactacttatgcactcttagtaccctggtattgtaataataacactctctTTCTAtatatgtaaattaagttattgtaattgcttccgcttattctgttctccgatgtgatgtaatatctgcgtgacgggtgaagcactcttgggcgaaatgatgaggatacagttaccgaacttgtcgagtgattaagtGCATCTATAGGGTCGTCCAAGGTCCGTagaacaaggacaactgtaggtgggcctaataccttggaagGCCGTCACAATACCTGTCACAAGAGCAGATATGATATGTCACAATTATAAGCGTTGGGAGTTGTGTCGTTCATAAGATGTAGTTGGTAGCTGGTGTAGTATTTTGTACTTTATAATACTCCATGACAACCTTCGTGCGTGTATGTGTGGATACATGATCGATGCACGTACCATACACTATATCGAGTACCCTTTAGAACAAGTTAAGCTAACACTATGAACTTATTTAATGTGTTAGGCCTCTAATACTGTACATCACATATTTAATGTGTGATTCTTGAGACTTACCAGTTAAGCTAACACTATGAACTTATCTTTAAGCCTTTAGATATGGAGTCTCTCACCTAAAATCACACTATCCCTAGTGATACCAATCATATCATGTTATCTTGCGACACGATTACATTTATCCGCACTAAATCATTTATTTCACGGGGCTTCAAACCCGCGAGGACTTATACCCATCACCTATGAGCTACCCTAGGATATTATAGGTCCAAGAGTCTTTAGGTTGTGTTTGGCATAGCTCTACTCCACTCTAGAGCAGCTCTGATAAAAAAGTCTAGGTGGAACAACTTTGCTTTGGAGTCTAGGTTGCTTTTCTCATAACCAGTGGCAGTGGCAGGTAAATATCTTCCAGTGGTAGTGGCGGGTAAATATCTTCAAACTAAGTGGCAAGCCAGTGAGGATCCTTTCCCACaaaaaaaaatttaaaattaaagtAGACCCACTcaaaaataaatttaaaattaaagtgGACATATGGCCTACATACCAGATATTAAATTGCAGATACTGCAATTTTCCCGGTCGTGGTTTAGTGTGAGAGATGTCCTTTTCCAGACATTCATCATACCTGTCACGGGAGCATATAAGATATTTCACATCTATAGACGTTGGGATCCATATCGTTCATTATAGTGTACATATTTTATACTTGATAATACTTCGTGGTACATTTTGTGCGTGTACGTGTGGTTACATGATCAGTGCATGTACCATGGAGTACTCTTTCATACTAAGTCATAGCAATAACACACTGTTTAGGCCTCTAATATCACATGTCATATATTTAATGTGTCATTCTTGAAACCTATTAGTTAAGCTAGCACTATAAACTTATCTTAGGCCTATGGAGTCTCTTTCCCGAAATCATATTATCCTCGTGATGTCAAACACATTATCTTGCGACAAGATTATATTTATCCACGCTAAATCATTTATTTTTACGGGGCTTCAAACTCGTGAGGACTTAGACCCATCACCCATTAGCTGTACTAGGACAAGAgtctttaggccttgttcgtttctgtcGGATTGATGGGGCGaaacgattcctaaccggattacttcactaatttatataaactttgtttaggcggaacgattccgggtgcaatccgatacAAACGAACAGGGCCTTAGGGTGTGTTTGTTCTAAAATTTTAGGTGgagcagctttgctttggagtcggtTGTTTTCTTATAACCAGTGGCAGTGATGGGTAAATACCTTCAAACTGCATGTTTGTGTTGCCTTTTTAAATACTTCAAAGTTACAAGAGGTACTTCAAATTTGTATTATGGCTCTCAAAACTCTATGAAGTTTGTAACTCTAAAGTTAGAGTGTTTGACTAGCTCTCGACAACTCtttcttgtagttgtgctttggaGCCATGTCATACACTCTCTTAATTATTGGCTAGCAAAGTGCTTGTATGTTGCTATGGTTTCTATTTATGCCTTTGTATAGAGTATACTAGTATAGTACATGTGCCTTGGGACAACATataatttaataaaaatattAGCACACAATGATTATATGAAAACGATAATACATATATTATCATCGACCTTAATATCTCTTAAGTTATTTGCCAACAACCAATACAGAACTAAACTCGGGATCTAAAGCGCTTCCTTCTCTCCCTTAGCTATTCAGCCACGCATCGCCGACGGCACATCGATGCCTCCTCCTCCTTCTCTCTCGGTTGTTCTTGCCCTGCTACCTGCAGAGGCACATGGCGACATAGAGTCGCGACATTGGTTCGAGGCACTTTCCGATGCGGGAAGATCGATATTCTCTTTGGTGGTGCGGAACTGGGTGAGGGAGGAGAGACGAGGAAAGAGGTGTGAAGTTGGGGGGGGGGGTTAATATAAGCAATGAGTATGAAGGTCGATATCCTCTATGGTGGTGCGATGTATGATGTTTCATGTCGTGTTGGGCTTGAGTGTTTTCTCACGACCCATCTAGAAGATAACGACACAGACCACTTGACACACGATAACGGTAGAACCATGGAAACTGATGTTTTATACGAGTAGAGATATagaaataaaaaataaatataaTAGAGAAGAGATTAGCACCACAAGAGATTATTATACACTAGGAGTTAGTTTGGATTCCCCTAATCCCCTCTAATTTTGAAGACgatttaagtttccaaactagccttaGAACATCCTGGTGCCTAGGCACTAGAGACGACGAATAATGTGCAATCAAGTCTTATGTGCAAGTGTGTAAGTAAGACTCCAGATTTGTTGGATCATAATTTAACTGTAGATATTACCGTGGTATGTTAGGTTTTTTTTTATAAAACTACGCGAGCTGGTGGTGGAAGGATTTAAGTGTTACATGTGACGTATTTTTGGATCATGATCTAATGGCCACACTTGCATATAAGTCTCGATTGTACAATAATCAGATCTGTTCAAATGTCGGATCAAATTAAAGTAGGGTTGTGAGTCGTTTGACATGACATGTACTCGACCCTTGCCTAGAGTCAAGTCGTATTAAATTGGTTTGTGTTTCTTTATTATACGTGCTGGGTcgggtttttttttttttttttttttttttttttttgctccgATCGAGTTTTTGGCTTTGGTTGGGTCATTGGGTGGGATTTTGGGTAAAAAATCATTGGTCTTATTTGCACCCTTCCTCTCCATCTAGACACTGAAACGGCCGTTGAAAAAAAAGGAAATACTTGGGAAaagccctccccttctcttctctcgcCTTCACCACGCGCCGCCCGATCCGCCACCGCCCGCCGCAGCCAGCAAGCCAAGGCCAGATGGCGGCCTCACTCGTGTCCTCGTTTACTGTGCCCCTCGTCTCCGCCGTCCTCGGTGCCGCCATCGCCCTCGTCTTCCTCGCCGGCTACCTCCGCCGCAAGCGCGCCGCCATCGCCCACATCCCTCCCACCGAAACCGCCGCCGCCCCGGACCAGCCTAAGCATGTCCGCCCCTCCAACCAGGCCCAGTACAAGAAGGGCCATCTCCGCCCGCATCACCACGCGGCCGACAAGGTGATCTCAGTCTCCTCCCCCGTCTCTCGGTGCGATACACAGCTACTTCCGTCTTGCCAGGGAAACAAAATCCGCCGCATGGGGATTCATTTCCGAACAAGTATTCTTTCTGTTTGCTAAACACCCTTGAGATGCGGAGTCTTCCTGTATCTTCCGAATCGTTCCTATCTCACCATGAAGATGACATGAACGCACCCTGATCTCCATAATCTTTTTTTCTTCTAGGACGCGGCCAAGAAGCACCACCATCTTGATGTCAACACCTTGAGGGGGCATACTGACTCCGTCACTGCACTTGCCTTCTCCAATGACGCCTGCAACCTAGTTACCGGTCAGCCTATTTCCCCTTCTCATTGTTTCATGCGACGCGTTTTCATAGCCTAGTTTGGTGCCGCCTCTTCTGTGGACATCTTTATATTCCCTGCTGCTCACATTCCACTCAGTTGGCAACTATTTCTGCCATGGCATCGCAAATCCACGAAATCTTACATGCATCTGCAATCAAGTGTATCAGTTACCCCACAATCCAATAAATACTGAATCTATCCTGCTTACTGTTGCAGTATGTGCTGATGGAGCCATCAGGGTATTCAGGATCGATGATACCTCTAGCAAGAGCTTCAAGTAATATATCACGTTCAATAAAAAGTTAATACTTCtaccaaaaagaaaaaaagaagaagcATGGGCAGCACCATTGAGCTATGATGGCGTGGGGATGTTTGCAGGATTCTTAGGATAAACTTGCCAGCTGGAGCGCACCCTACGGCTGTTACTTTCTCAGAGGGGTCATCATCTGTTGTTGTGGCGGCGCAGGCGCTTCTGGGATCATCTCTTTATATGTATGCGGATGTTAGCGCTCCTCCAACCGCGGAAAACAAACTGCAGGGAAAGCTTTCTCCACCTGAAATCAAGTGGAGTCACCCCAAGATACATGGCAAGGAGTCTGTGCTCAACCTTGCAGCGGCCCGTGCAACTCATGGGTCTGGTGATGGGAGCACTATTATCATTTCATGCTCAGAAGGTGTGACCTGTTATATTGGCCTTTACAGTACTTAATAGTTATTTTAATGGATTAAAGATTGCAATTGGCAGATGTTTTATTCCATTAGCTTCAAATTTAGACATTTTTTCTTTTAGTAGTAAACACAGAAACTCTTAATTTCTCACTAAGGCTAATTATCCTATGCTGTTCACAGCAACTGATATCAAAGTTTGGCATGGGAAGAGTGGGAAGGAGTTTGGTACAGTTGACACCAATCAGTTAAAAAATAATATGGCTGACATATCCCCAAATGGTCGCTTCATAGCTGCTGCGGCTTTTACTGCTGATGTCAAGGTTAGTTGTGTTGCTTGCTAGTCTTCTTCTCCTTGTATTTTTATCTGGAATATTTTTTTACACTATCAAAGACCATTAGATGACTATATTTGGTAAACTTTTCTTCATTGGAGTTGTCAATGCACTGGAATTGTTCTCCCCTGAAAGGCTGTCTTTGTATTGTGATATTAGTCGCACCAGATTTTGTTGAAAACCAAATTAGATAAACTGCCAGGCACTTCtgccgcagaggctgcttcatagtTGCAGTGTTTATAGGTTCCCTACTTATTGTGATATTTACTGATGCTTTAGGTGTGGGAGATAGTTTACTCGAAGGATGGTTCAGTGAAGGAGGTTAATAAAGTTATGCAACTCAAGGGTCATAAGGTAATAACCCCCAATCTTCTTTGCGACGAGTTCCATTTGATTGGACTTAATCTTATGAGAAACTGATGAATTTTTTTAATTCAGAGTGCTGTTACTTGCTTGTGCTTTGCTCCCAATTCTGAGCAAATTATTACTGCATCCAAAGATGGTTCCATTCGAGTATGGAACATTAATGGTATGCTATATCCGGTTACCTCCACATCTTTGTTGCTTCTTGAGTTCATAGCATCTAGCAAGTTAAACTTGGCAAGTTGGCATGTTCACTGGAAGCCACCATTCTATAATTTTTTTTAATATATATCCTCTCCTTAATGCGCTGAATTCTATCTTTGCATGTAAGGATCATAAACACATGGTTTTTATTGTGCTTTTCTTCACAAAGCCGCCACTTTGGAAGATTCCTCCTTTCTTTCAATACAAGCATTCAGTGATTCACTTATCTATTAGTAGAATCTCCCAATAGAAACATCTAGTGTGTAGGTGGATTATACTAGCGACCAGCATGGTTATTAAGGCGTCGCTAAAGCGACGCCTAAGCGGTAAGGCGGGCGCGGAGGCGTAAGGCGTCCTCTCGCCTTGCGTGCAAGAGTAAGGCGCGTCCGCGCCGGGGAGAAGAGGCGGTCAGGCGGCGGCAGGGCGCGACAACACGCAGGGAGGGGAGAAGATGGTGCTGGCGGGATGGGGAGCCGGTGAGCCGCTGACGCCGGGGTTGAGCCTGCGTAACGAGCGCGAGTGGATGGAGCGGAAAATCTGCTGCGAGCAAGATGAAGGCGGCGCCTGCTATCTGCCTTCGCTGGTACGCTGGAGCTGTGAGAAGGTTAGGGTTTTGAGTCTCGGTGGGGCACTGGGGTGGATGCTGAATTAAATGGGCTTCTAGATGGGCCATGAAATAGAAGACCATATTATTCtttttttctttccttttccATTTCCCTTTTCTTTCTAACATTTTTTGACATATTATAATTCAAAGAATATTGAAAATTTTGAGTTCTGTACTTAGAAGGTTAGGGTTTTGAGTCTCGGTGGGGCACTGGGCACTGGGGTGGATGCTGAATTAAATGGGCTTCTAGATGGGCCATGAAATAGAAGACCATATTATTCtttttttctttccttttccATTTCCCTTTTCTTTCTAACATTTTTTGACATATTATAATTCAAAGAATATTGGAATTTTTACTTCCGTTTTAAGATTCGTTTACAACGGAATAAGcataacaaggtcactagaacaaagtggtggaagcttaaaggggatgtgGCCCAAACTTTCAAGGAGAGAGTTATCGAGGAGGGCCCTTGGGCAGAAGAGGGAGACGCAAACAacatgtggaggaagatggtgacatgcatccgaaagatagcttcagaagagtttgggttgagtcaaggaaacagaagggaagttaaagacacttggtggtggaacgaagatgtccaaaaggctatcaaggagaagaaagattgctacaaacgcttacatcatgacaagtgtgcaGACAACATAGAGAAGTACAGGATAGCGAAGAAGTCTGCAAAGCGAGCAGTTAGTAGAGCCCGGGGTCAAGCCTATGACGCCCTTTATCAACGGTTGGACACAAAGCAGGGAGAAAAGGATATCTATAGGATGGCCAAGATTCGTGAAAGGAAGACAAGGGATGTCAACCAAGTCAAATGCATCAAGGATGAAGCAAACCAACTATTAGTGAAGAATGAAGAGATCAAGAACAGATGGAAGGAGTACTTcaacaaattgttcaatggagggaatgagagttctacaatagaattggacgaaccattcgatgacaacaacaggggtttcgtacgaaggatacaagaatatgaagttaaggaggcgctaaaaaggatgaaggtaggaaaggcgatgggccctgatggtatgcctatcgaggtatggagatgccttggagacatagcgatagtatggctgactaagcttttcaacaccatctttcggacaaacagaatgcccgacgagtggcggcggagtacgttagtaccaatcttcaagaacaaaggagatgctcaaagttgtactaattaacgtggaattaagctcatgagccatacaatgaagctatgggagagagtcattgaacaccgcctgcggaagatgacgagcgtgacccaaaatcagtttggtttcatgcctgggagatcaactatggaggccattttcttactaagacaacttatggagagattcagagaacaaaagaaagacctgcatatggtcttcatagacttggagaaggcttatgacaaagtacctaggagtgtaatgtggtgggccttggaaaaacacaaagtatcaacaaagtacattaatcttattaaagatatgtacactaatgttgtgacaagtgtccgaacaagtgatggagacaccgatgacttccaattaacataggactacatcaagggtcggctttgagcccttatcttttcgctttggtgatagatgaggtcacaagggacatacaaggagatataccgtggtgtatgctttttgccgatgatgtggtattattgaggagagtaggagtggtgtttcgcaaaagttggaattgtggaggcgacactggaagcaaaaggttttaggcttagtaggtctaaaacagagtatatgaagtgtgatttcagtgccatggggtatgaggatggcgatgttagtcttgatgggcaagtggtacccaagaaagacacttttcgttacttaggatcaatgcttcagaaggagggagacattgatgaggatgtcagtcatagaattaaagctgaatggttgaagtggcggcaagttgcgggtgtcttatgcgacccctgggtgccacacaaactaaaaggcaaattctacaggacaaCAATCTGaccggctatgttgtatggagcagaatgttggcccactaaaagacgacatgtccaacaactaagtgtggcagagatgcgtatgttgcgctggatatgtggccacacaaggagagatcgagtccggaatgatgatatacgagagagagtaggagtggcgccaattgaggagaagcttatgcaacatcgtttgag
It contains:
- the LOC100382756 gene encoding uncharacterized protein LOC100382756, giving the protein MAASLVSSFTVPLVSAVLGAAIALVFLAGYLRRKRAAIAHIPPTETAAAPDQPKHVRPSNQAQYKKGHLRPHHHAADKDAAKKHHHLDVNTLRGHTDSVTALAFSNDACNLVTVCADGAIRVFRIDDTSSKSFKILRINLPAGAHPTAVTFSEGSSSVVVAAQALLGSSLYMYADVSAPPTAENKLQGKLSPPEIKWSHPKIHGKESVLNLAAARATHGSGDGSTIIISCSEATDIKVWHGKSGKEFGTVDTNQLKNNMADISPNGRFIAAAAFTADVKVWEIVYSKDGSVKEVNKVMQLKGHKSAVTCLCFAPNSEQIITASKDGSIRVWNINVRYHLDEDPKTLRVMPIPLHDSKGSVCQYDHMTVSPDGKILAVTSGSTLQWLLVETGAVLDTADKAHEGDITGIAWAPRTIPNGGVHVFILATAGVDKKVKLWTAPDVGST